A window of Diadema setosum chromosome 2, eeDiaSeto1, whole genome shotgun sequence contains these coding sequences:
- the LOC140246070 gene encoding late histone H2B.2.1-like, translating into MPAKTSGKGAKKAGKAKARAASVGKRRRRRKESYGIYIYKVLKQVHPDTGISSKAMSIMNSFVNDVFERIAGEASRLAHYNKKSTVSSREVQTAVRLLLPGELAKHAVSEGTKAVTKYTTSK; encoded by the coding sequence ATGCCTGCCAAGACTAGCGGAAAGGGAGCCAAGAAGGCCGGTAAGGCCAAGGCACGCGCTGCCTCTGTCGGAAAGAGGCGCAGGAGGCGAaaggagagctacggcatctacatctacaaggtGCTGAAGCAGGTCCACCCCGACACTGGCATCTCCTCCAAGGCCATGTCCATCATGAACAGCTTCGTCAACGATGTCTTCGAGCGCATCGCCGGTGAGGCTTCCCGCTTGGCCCACTACAACAAGAAGTCGACCGTCAGCAGCCGTGAGGTCCAGACCGCCGTCCGCCTCCTCCTCCCCGGTGAGCTGGCCAAGCACGCCGTGTCTGAGGGCACCAAGGCCGTCACCAAGTACACCACCTCCAAGTAA
- the LOC140246071 gene encoding late histone H2A.2.2, whose product MSGRGKGAKSKSKAKSRSARAGLQFPVGRVHRFLRKGNFANRVGAGAPVYLAAVLEYLTAEILELAGNAARDNKKSRIIPRHVQLAVRNDEELNRLLGGVTIAQGGVLPNIQAVLLPKKK is encoded by the coding sequence ATGTCTGGACGTGGTAAAGGCGCTAAGTCTAAGTCTAAGGCCAAGAGCCGATCTGCCCGCGCGGGACTCCAGTTCCCCGTCGGCCGTGTGCACCGCTTCCTCCGCAAGGGCAACTTCGCCAACCGCGTCGGTGCTGGTGCCCCCGTGTACCTCGCCGCCGTGCTCGAGTACCTGACCGCCGAGATCCTCGAGCTCGCTGGCAACGCCGCCCGCGACAACAAGAAGAGCAGAATCATCCCCCGCCATGTGCAGCTCGCTGTCCGCAACGACGAGGAGCTGAACAGGCTGCTTGGTGGAGTCACCATCGCCCAGGGCGGTGTCCTCCCCAACATCCAGGCTGTCCTCCTCCCCAAGAAGAAGTAA